A portion of the Adhaeribacter radiodurans genome contains these proteins:
- a CDS encoding RNA polymerase sigma factor: MKRRPEEDIALIAAFRRGDLKPLDKFYFTHRQQFVKWMENTFRLSSAEAIDIYQDAHGVLYKILVTDKLTENGSSLKTFVFGIGRNIALKKIIKRAKEEKALNEIARNGAQDNTADLTELQDIIMAIYEKLPEPCKSILRMYYFDEFSMQEIADELGYKSEDVAKNQKCRCLKTIRDKLLITR; this comes from the coding sequence ATGAAGCGCAGACCCGAAGAAGACATTGCCCTCATCGCCGCCTTTCGACGAGGGGACCTGAAACCCCTGGATAAATTTTACTTTACCCATCGGCAGCAATTTGTAAAGTGGATGGAAAATACGTTCCGACTTTCCTCTGCTGAGGCCATCGACATCTATCAAGATGCTCATGGTGTGTTATACAAAATTTTGGTAACTGATAAGCTTACCGAGAATGGTTCCAGTCTAAAAACTTTTGTTTTTGGTATTGGACGTAACATTGCTTTAAAAAAAATTATTAAGCGCGCAAAAGAAGAAAAAGCGTTGAATGAGATTGCTCGAAATGGAGCACAAGATAACACAGCTGATTTAACAGAACTTCAGGATATAATAATGGCCATATATGAAAAGTTACCTGAGCCCTGTAAGTCAATTTTGCGTATGTACTATTTTGATGAATTCTCTATGCAAGAGATAGCTGATGAATTAGGATATAAAAGCGAAGATGTGGCTAAAAATCAGAAATGTCGTTGTTTGAAAACAATACGAGATAAATTATTAATTACCCGGTAA
- a CDS encoding RNA polymerase sigma factor produces MDPESKKSNEELTEDLRKRDAKAYEKMYRKSLPSLMRFVYLNHGHQEDAQDLLQEAAIVLFRKLLQPDFVLTCVPSTYVYSVARKKWLYLLKKRKPNISKIVDIDEYIEVPDYLPEEFEMLLEEQFGKAIDQLDETCQVILKNITILI; encoded by the coding sequence GTGGACCCAGAAAGTAAAAAGTCAAATGAAGAACTAACCGAAGACCTCCGAAAAAGAGATGCGAAAGCCTACGAAAAAATGTATCGTAAATCTTTACCTTCTCTCATGCGGTTTGTTTATCTCAATCACGGGCATCAGGAAGATGCTCAGGATTTATTGCAAGAAGCAGCTATTGTTTTGTTTCGAAAACTGTTACAGCCGGACTTTGTACTTACTTGTGTCCCGTCCACGTACGTGTATTCCGTGGCCCGTAAAAAGTGGTTGTATTTACTTAAAAAGCGCAAACCAAATATTAGTAAAATTGTTGATATAGACGAATACATCGAGGTGCCGGATTACCTGCCCGAAGAATTTGAAATGCTGCTGGAAGAACAGTTCGGAAAAGCCATTGATCAATTAGACGAAACTTGTCAGGTAATTCTAAAAAATATTACTATCTTAATCTAA
- a CDS encoding tetratricopeptide repeat protein, with protein MTSKEKIQRIDAYLQGNLSAEQEAQVEQWMDDYLSGTLSLEDQAWFNQKLQQDTAFAQEVNLQRDIRLGLEKAMNQEFQQTSLYKDLLASTTTEIDQNLKNRFVLLEEQLAAKEEKVIPLQSKPVNRSLYYWLSGVAACLILGFFVYLFWQNQHKPEQLYAKYYEPYMIASVQRNGSAQNTQQQAMQAYEEGDYQLAAKAFESCLSLTPQDIDCRFYLGLSYLETQQLPKAEQTLKQVIQATPNEYTTRAQWYLALVYLINNKSKDARLLLQELSRDHGFYGKKADMLMEEM; from the coding sequence ATGACCTCAAAAGAAAAGATTCAGCGGATAGATGCCTACCTTCAGGGGAATCTATCCGCTGAACAAGAAGCCCAGGTAGAACAATGGATGGACGATTACCTGAGCGGAACGCTATCCTTAGAAGATCAGGCCTGGTTCAACCAGAAACTACAACAGGATACCGCCTTTGCCCAAGAAGTAAATTTGCAACGGGATATTCGGCTGGGTTTGGAAAAAGCAATGAATCAAGAATTCCAGCAAACGAGCTTGTACAAGGATTTGTTGGCCAGTACCACTACCGAGATAGATCAAAACTTAAAAAACCGTTTTGTTCTTTTGGAAGAACAGCTGGCCGCCAAAGAGGAAAAAGTTATTCCGCTACAATCAAAGCCCGTAAACCGCTCCCTGTATTACTGGTTATCTGGAGTAGCTGCCTGTTTAATTTTAGGTTTCTTTGTTTACCTGTTTTGGCAAAACCAACATAAACCCGAACAGCTTTATGCCAAATATTACGAGCCATATATGATTGCTTCCGTACAACGGAATGGATCTGCGCAAAATACACAGCAACAAGCCATGCAAGCGTATGAGGAAGGTGATTATCAGCTGGCAGCAAAAGCATTTGAGTCGTGCTTAAGCCTTACTCCTCAGGATATAGATTGCCGATTTTATCTTGGTTTAAGTTACTTGGAAACTCAGCAACTACCAAAAGCCGAGCAAACCCTTAAACAAGTAATTCAAGCTACACCGAATGAGTACACCACCCGAGCTCAATGGTATTTAGCATTGGTATACCTGATAAATAACAAATCCAAAGATGCTAGATTACTATTACAGGAATTAAGTCGCGATCATGGCTTCTATGGAAAAAAAGCAGATATGTTAATGGAAGAAATGTAA
- a CDS encoding alpha-amylase family glycosyl hydrolase produces the protein MYEQFGGLVDNTTQTVTFKLFIPDGERAPHQYAGGGLPRIRQVYVVGSFQDPNHNKWDLNAPILMNSSDYIDDKDVLQGLLYSYTSGQLPPGFYEYKYLVEFENAPSRLISDPCARYGGTENQNSAFVIGGQTEIVQALKSPRLPYQELIVYELMIDDFTANYKTLDEAPFEAIVRKLDELVDLGINAIEFMPWTAWAYADSPGKDFSWGYNPVQYFSVAYKYVNNGSNETNKLVYLKRLINECHKRGIHVIMDGVFNHADALLPSLGFPYYWLYQDPADSPYVGNFEQAAFFKDLDYANRCTLEYIRDACIYWIDTFKIDGIRLDNTLGIYRPGNRGVGLPKLLSELRGHLSRTGNKNFSCILEHSWDYAAIDVTNKVGATSCWLDNFRSNSMSYLGDRPQGFPQIEPSIMRMLHEGKDFDPGRGPTTYIENHDHRRFALKAGGRQYWYLTQPYVIALFTCAGTPLIYNAQEYGEDNDMPEDGHGRVVPRPLDWNKYATEPSPQIFQLYKKLIKIRKDHPGLTSLNFYPNNWEDGWALPNPQGFGIHRDKNVVVYHRWGEDKHNRLERFYVGLNFSDQTQSVTFEVPDQGPWEDLLTGTMVRANNGLLHVDMASNWGFIYYKKY, from the coding sequence ATGTACGAGCAGTTTGGTGGTTTGGTAGATAATACAACCCAAACAGTAACTTTTAAATTGTTTATTCCGGATGGGGAACGAGCCCCGCATCAATATGCTGGAGGAGGTTTGCCACGGATAAGACAAGTGTACGTTGTGGGTAGCTTTCAAGATCCGAACCATAATAAGTGGGATTTGAACGCGCCTATACTCATGAACAGTTCGGATTATATTGATGATAAAGATGTTCTTCAGGGATTACTCTATTCTTATACATCGGGTCAATTACCGCCAGGATTTTATGAGTATAAATACTTGGTTGAATTTGAAAATGCGCCTTCCCGTTTAATTTCTGATCCGTGTGCGCGGTATGGTGGCACCGAAAATCAAAATTCGGCCTTTGTAATAGGCGGGCAAACGGAAATTGTACAAGCTTTAAAATCACCCAGGTTGCCTTATCAAGAGTTGATTGTTTACGAGTTAATGATTGATGATTTTACGGCTAACTATAAAACTTTAGACGAAGCACCGTTTGAGGCTATTGTTCGAAAATTGGATGAGTTAGTAGATTTAGGAATAAACGCCATTGAATTTATGCCCTGGACTGCTTGGGCCTATGCGGATAGTCCGGGTAAGGATTTCAGTTGGGGTTATAATCCCGTACAATACTTTTCGGTAGCCTATAAATATGTAAATAACGGTTCTAACGAAACCAATAAGCTGGTCTATCTTAAGCGGTTGATAAATGAATGCCATAAAAGGGGTATTCATGTTATAATGGATGGGGTATTTAATCATGCGGATGCTTTACTTCCTAGCTTGGGATTCCCCTATTATTGGTTATATCAAGATCCAGCAGATTCTCCTTATGTAGGAAACTTTGAGCAGGCCGCTTTCTTTAAAGATTTGGATTATGCTAACAGATGTACTTTGGAGTATATCCGTGATGCCTGTATTTATTGGATAGATACATTTAAGATTGATGGCATCCGATTAGATAATACTTTAGGTATTTACCGTCCGGGAAACCGGGGAGTGGGATTACCAAAGCTTCTTTCTGAACTACGTGGCCATCTTTCCAGAACGGGAAATAAGAACTTTTCTTGTATACTGGAACACAGCTGGGATTATGCCGCTATTGATGTTACTAATAAAGTAGGTGCTACCAGTTGCTGGCTGGATAATTTCCGGAGTAACAGTATGTCTTATCTGGGTGACCGGCCTCAGGGATTTCCGCAGATAGAACCATCTATCATGCGTATGCTCCATGAGGGTAAAGATTTTGATCCAGGCAGAGGGCCTACTACGTACATCGAAAATCATGATCACCGACGGTTTGCCTTAAAGGCAGGTGGCCGCCAATATTGGTATTTAACCCAACCTTATGTAATTGCTTTGTTTACATGTGCCGGCACCCCTCTTATTTACAATGCGCAGGAATACGGCGAAGATAATGACATGCCCGAAGATGGCCATGGACGGGTTGTTCCCCGGCCTTTGGATTGGAACAAATATGCCACTGAACCAAGCCCCCAAATATTTCAACTTTATAAAAAGTTAATAAAAATCAGAAAAGATCACCCGGGTCTTACTTCTTTAAATTTCTATCCAAATAATTGGGAAGATGGCTGGGCCTTACCTAACCCTCAGGGATTTGGTATTCATCGAGACAAAAATGTTGTAGTATATCACCGTTGGGGAGAAGACAAGCACAACAGGTTAGAAAGGTTTTATGTTGGATTAAACTTTTCTGATCAAACGCAATCAGTAACCTTCGAAGTACCTGATCAGGGTCCTTGGGAAGATTTACTGACTGGTACTATGGTCAGAGCCAATAATGGATTGCTTCATGTAGATATGGCTTCTAATTGGGGTTTTATTTACTACAAAAAGTATTAA